The Tenacibaculum jejuense genome includes a window with the following:
- the glmM gene encoding phosphoglucosamine mutase: protein MTLIKSISGIRGTIGGNTGDNLTPIDAVKFAAAYGTFIKKKNKNKKDIKIIIGRDARISGKMISGLVSDTLIGLGIDVIDLGLSTTPTVEVAVPIEKADGGIILTASHNPKQWNALKLLNEKGEFLNSEDGKQILEIADNDDFDFAEVDDLGVYKKKKNYIKKHIKEVLKLPLVDKKAIKKAKFKVVVDGVNSTGGIAIPALLKELGVKCVELYCEPNGQFPHNPEPLKEHLTDISELVVKKKADLGIVVDPDVDRLALICEDGSMFGEEYTLVACADYVLSKNKGGNTVSNLSSSRALRDVTEIHGGTYTASAVGEVNVVQMMKDTNTVIGGEGNGGIIYPDSHYGRDSLVGVALFLSHLAHKKTSCRALRDSYPSYFMSKNKIQLTPEIDVDKILAAMAEKYKNEDVNTIDGVKIDFPKEWIHLRKSNTEPIIRIYTEAMSQEKADNLAERFIKEIKEII from the coding sequence ATGACTTTAATCAAATCCATTTCAGGAATTAGAGGAACCATAGGAGGTAATACAGGAGATAACTTAACTCCAATTGATGCAGTAAAATTTGCTGCTGCTTATGGAACATTTATAAAGAAGAAAAACAAGAATAAAAAAGATATAAAAATTATAATAGGTAGAGATGCTAGAATTTCTGGTAAAATGATCAGTGGTTTGGTATCGGATACTTTAATTGGATTAGGAATAGATGTAATCGATTTAGGTTTATCTACTACACCAACTGTAGAAGTTGCTGTACCTATTGAAAAAGCTGATGGAGGAATTATTTTAACGGCTTCACATAACCCAAAACAGTGGAATGCTTTAAAATTATTAAACGAGAAAGGAGAATTCCTTAATAGTGAAGATGGTAAACAAATATTAGAAATAGCAGATAATGATGATTTTGATTTTGCTGAAGTAGACGATTTAGGTGTTTACAAGAAAAAGAAAAATTACATTAAAAAACATATTAAAGAAGTTCTAAAACTTCCTTTAGTTGATAAAAAGGCTATTAAAAAAGCTAAATTCAAAGTTGTTGTTGATGGTGTAAACTCTACTGGAGGTATAGCTATTCCTGCTTTATTAAAAGAATTAGGAGTTAAATGTGTCGAATTATATTGTGAACCTAATGGGCAATTTCCACATAATCCAGAACCTTTAAAAGAACATCTAACAGATATTTCTGAATTGGTGGTAAAAAAGAAAGCAGATTTAGGTATTGTTGTTGATCCAGATGTAGATCGTTTAGCTTTAATTTGTGAAGATGGTTCTATGTTTGGAGAAGAATATACTTTAGTAGCTTGTGCAGACTATGTTTTAAGTAAAAATAAAGGAGGAAACACTGTTTCTAATTTATCATCATCAAGAGCTTTAAGAGATGTTACTGAAATTCATGGTGGAACTTACACAGCAAGTGCAGTAGGTGAAGTTAATGTTGTTCAAATGATGAAAGATACCAATACAGTTATTGGAGGTGAAGGAAATGGTGGAATTATATATCCTGATTCTCATTATGGTAGAGATTCTTTAGTTGGTGTAGCTTTATTTTTATCTCATTTAGCACACAAGAAAACTTCTTGTAGAGCTTTACGTGACAGTTACCCGAGTTATTTCATGAGTAAAAACAAAATTCAGTTAACTCCAGAAATTGATGTTGATAAAATCTTAGCGGCTATGGCTGAGAAATATAAAAATGAAGATGTGAATACTATCGATGGTGTAAAAATTGATTTTCCTAAAGAATGGATACATTTAAGAAAATCAAATACAGAGCCAATAATTAGGATTTATACAGAGGCTATGTCTCAAGAAAAAGCAGACAATTTAGCTGAACGATTTATAAAAGAAATAAAAGAAATAATTTAA